The Campylobacter concisus genome has a window encoding:
- the uvrA gene encoding excinuclease ABC subunit UvrA, which produces MNDTIKITGAREHNLKNLNLEIPKNKLVVFTGLSGSGKSTLAFDTLYAEGQRRYMESLSSYARQFLDRVGKPDVDKIEGLTPAIAIDQKTTSKNPRSTVGTITEIYDYLRLLYARVGVQHCHKCGKPISKMSASDIINEISKLPLGAKVIIYAPLVREKKGTWADLIENLRQKGFVRAHIDGVVVRLDEEIELAKTKKHTIKVIVDRIAIDEQNHERLASDVEKALNESFGEVEIEIANADELGLKESFIHYSEHMACFDCKISFTPLEPLSFSFNSPKGACEHCDGLGIRYSLDMSKIIDEEKSIENGAIKLLYGYNMSYYYKFLLAFCEQNEIDIKKPYYELSEDEKRLVLYGNVKDVEFFWKRNKLLRKFDGVVKISHGLLKDYKDFDEYMSEKICDACNGHRLKPQSLAVKVAGLGLGEILDMSIENCTAFFSNEKNFAYLSDYDKAIAKPILKEINERLFFLYDVGLGYLSLGRDARTISGGEAQRIRIASQIGSGLSGVMYVLDEPSIGLHERDTLKLIKTLRNLQAKGNSVIVVEHDKKTIEEADYIVDIGPGAGKFGGSVVFAGTAKELLSSDTQTAQYINGKKKIDYQKNRKTEKWLEISNVNINNISNLTAKFPLRNLVGITGVSGSGKSSLVLQTLLPEAQEQLNRAKKVKKIAGVNLSGLENLDKVIYLDQSPIGRTPRSNPATYTGVMDEIRNLFAQTKEAKLRGYKIGRFSFNVKGGRCEKCQGEGEITIEMHFLPDINVVCDVCNGARYNAQTLEILYKGKNIAEVLNMSIDEAVEFFKAVPKIASKLTTLQDVGLGYITLGQNAVTLSGGEAQRVKLAKELSRSDTGNTLYILDEPTTGLHFADVDRLVKVLNHLVDLGNSVFVIEHNMDVIKNCDYIVDMGPEGGAKGGKVIACGSVKEVAKNYKRTGSYTGEFLAQELEEMKKK; this is translated from the coding sequence ATGAATGATACTATAAAAATAACTGGCGCGCGCGAGCACAATCTTAAAAATTTAAACCTTGAAATTCCTAAAAACAAACTAGTAGTTTTTACTGGTCTTAGCGGCAGTGGTAAGAGCACGCTAGCCTTTGACACGCTCTATGCTGAGGGGCAGCGCAGGTATATGGAGAGCCTTAGTAGCTACGCTAGGCAGTTTTTAGACCGTGTGGGCAAGCCTGATGTCGATAAGATCGAGGGTTTAACGCCTGCAATTGCCATCGATCAAAAGACAACTTCAAAAAATCCTCGCTCAACGGTTGGCACAATCACTGAAATTTATGATTATCTAAGGCTTTTATACGCAAGGGTTGGCGTGCAGCACTGCCATAAATGCGGCAAACCTATCTCAAAAATGAGTGCGAGCGACATCATAAATGAAATTTCAAAGCTCCCACTTGGCGCAAAAGTGATCATCTATGCGCCGCTAGTTCGTGAGAAAAAGGGAACATGGGCGGATCTGATCGAAAATTTACGTCAAAAAGGCTTTGTTAGAGCACATATAGATGGCGTGGTGGTGAGGCTTGATGAGGAGATCGAGCTTGCAAAAACGAAAAAACACACGATAAAGGTCATCGTTGATAGGATCGCCATCGACGAGCAAAATCACGAGCGCCTTGCAAGTGACGTGGAAAAGGCGCTAAATGAGAGCTTTGGCGAGGTCGAGATAGAGATCGCAAATGCTGACGAGCTTGGCTTAAAAGAGAGTTTTATACATTACAGCGAGCACATGGCTTGTTTTGACTGTAAAATTTCATTTACGCCGCTTGAGCCACTAAGCTTTAGCTTCAACTCACCAAAGGGCGCTTGCGAACATTGTGACGGACTTGGCATAAGATATAGCCTAGATATGAGCAAGATCATTGATGAGGAAAAGTCGATAGAAAACGGCGCTATCAAGCTACTTTACGGCTATAACATGAGCTATTACTATAAATTTTTACTTGCGTTTTGTGAGCAAAATGAGATCGACATTAAAAAGCCATATTATGAGCTTAGCGAAGATGAAAAAAGGCTCGTTTTATATGGCAACGTCAAGGATGTTGAGTTCTTTTGGAAGCGAAATAAACTGCTTAGAAAATTTGACGGAGTAGTTAAAATTTCACACGGGCTTTTGAAGGATTATAAAGACTTTGACGAGTATATGAGCGAGAAAATTTGTGACGCTTGTAATGGCCACAGACTAAAGCCTCAAAGCTTAGCGGTCAAAGTCGCTGGCCTTGGGCTTGGTGAAATTTTAGATATGAGCATAGAAAACTGCACCGCTTTCTTCTCAAATGAGAAAAATTTTGCCTATCTTAGCGACTATGACAAAGCAATCGCAAAGCCTATCTTAAAAGAGATCAACGAGAGGCTTTTCTTCTTGTACGATGTGGGACTTGGCTACTTGTCGCTTGGGCGTGATGCTAGGACGATCAGCGGTGGCGAGGCACAGCGCATCAGGATTGCGAGCCAGATAGGAAGTGGGCTCAGTGGCGTCATGTATGTGCTTGATGAGCCAAGTATCGGCCTTCACGAGCGAGATACGTTAAAACTCATAAAAACACTTAGAAATTTGCAAGCTAAAGGCAACTCCGTGATCGTCGTCGAGCATGATAAAAAGACGATAGAGGAGGCTGACTATATCGTAGATATCGGCCCTGGAGCTGGTAAATTTGGCGGCAGCGTGGTCTTTGCAGGCACGGCAAAAGAGCTTTTAAGCTCAGACACTCAGACTGCACAATACATAAATGGCAAGAAAAAGATCGACTATCAAAAAAATAGAAAAACTGAGAAGTGGCTTGAAATTTCAAATGTAAATATCAACAATATCTCAAATTTAACCGCTAAATTTCCACTTAGAAACCTTGTGGGTATCACCGGAGTTTCAGGATCTGGCAAGAGCTCTCTAGTGCTTCAGACCTTGCTCCCAGAGGCGCAGGAGCAGCTAAATAGAGCTAAAAAAGTGAAAAAGATAGCTGGGGTAAATTTAAGCGGTCTTGAGAATTTAGACAAGGTCATATACCTCGATCAAAGCCCGATAGGCCGCACCCCACGCTCAAATCCAGCGACATACACCGGCGTGATGGATGAGATAAGAAATTTGTTTGCGCAGACTAAAGAGGCCAAGCTTAGAGGCTATAAAATAGGGCGCTTTAGCTTCAATGTCAAAGGCGGACGCTGCGAGAAGTGCCAAGGTGAGGGCGAGATCACTATCGAGATGCACTTTTTACCTGATATTAATGTGGTTTGTGACGTTTGTAATGGCGCTAGATATAACGCTCAGACCTTGGAAATTTTATACAAAGGCAAAAATATCGCCGAGGTGCTAAATATGAGCATAGATGAGGCGGTTGAGTTCTTTAAGGCTGTGCCAAAGATCGCTTCAAAGCTCACCACACTGCAAGACGTGGGGCTTGGCTACATCACACTTGGGCAAAATGCAGTCACACTTAGTGGCGGCGAGGCGCAGCGCGTGAAGCTAGCAAAAGAGCTTAGTAGAAGCGACACTGGAAATACGCTTTATATCCTTGATGAGCCAACGACAGGACTTCATTTTGCCGATGTTGATAGGCTAGTAAAAGTGCTAAATCACCTAGTTGATCTTGGAAATTCTGTCTTTGTGATCGAGCATAATATGGATGTCATCAAAAACTGCGACTATATCGTAGATATGGGGCCAGAAGGCGGCGCAAAAGGCGGTAAAGTAATAGCTTGTGGCAGCGTCAAAGAGGTAGCTAAAAACTACAAAAGAACTGGCAGCTACACAGGGGAATTTCTAGCGCAAGAGCTTGAAGAGATGAAGAAAAAGTAA
- a CDS encoding NADH-quinone oxidoreductase subunit I — MSVKITDICISCGSCIDECPVSAIVDDSDNPTGADTYYVYSNKCVECVGYNDEPACASACPTDGCIVWDAVVAGQPSRDQIGADARTGSTPVIQ, encoded by the coding sequence ATGTCTGTAAAAATAACCGATATATGCATAAGCTGTGGTTCATGCATCGATGAGTGCCCAGTTTCAGCTATTGTTGATGATAGCGACAACCCAACTGGAGCAGATACATACTATGTTTATTCAAACAAATGCGTTGAGTGCGTAGGCTACAACGACGAGCCAGCCTGTGCATCTGCCTGTCCAACTGATGGTTGCATCGTTTGGGATGCCGTAGTAGCAGGACAACCTTCACGTGATCAAATCGGTGCTGACGCTCGCACTGGCAGCACTCCAGTTATCCAATAA
- the ndk gene encoding nucleoside-diphosphate kinase: protein MQRTLSIIKPDAVKKNVVGKIIDRFESNGLRIAAAKKIKLSKCDAKAFYAVHKDRPFFNDLVEFMVSGPVVVMVLEGENAVAKNRELMGATNPKEAAPGTIRADFADSIDANAVHGSDSLENAVNEINFFFASREIC from the coding sequence ATGCAAAGAACACTTTCTATTATTAAGCCTGACGCTGTTAAGAAAAATGTTGTTGGAAAGATTATAGATAGATTTGAAAGCAATGGCTTAAGAATCGCAGCTGCAAAGAAAATCAAACTTAGCAAATGCGATGCAAAAGCATTTTATGCAGTTCATAAAGATAGACCTTTCTTCAACGATCTAGTTGAATTTATGGTAAGCGGACCAGTTGTAGTTATGGTTTTAGAGGGCGAAAATGCAGTTGCTAAAAACCGCGAGCTAATGGGTGCAACTAACCCAAAAGAAGCAGCACCTGGCACTATTAGAGCTGATTTTGCTGATAGCATTGACGCAAACGCAGTTCACGGAAGCGACAGCCTAGAAAATGCTGTAAATGAGATAAATTTCTTCTTTGCTTCAAGAGAAATTTGCTAA
- the rpmF gene encoding 50S ribosomal protein L32, giving the protein MAVPKRRVSHSRAAKRRTHYKVTLPVPVKDKDGSWKMPHRINKTTGEY; this is encoded by the coding sequence ATGGCAGTACCAAAGCGAAGAGTGAGTCATTCTCGTGCAGCAAAACGTAGAACACATTACAAAGTTACACTTCCAGTGCCTGTAAAAGACAAAGATGGTTCTTGGAAAATGCCTCACCGCATAAACAAAACAACAGGTGAATACTAA
- the plsX gene encoding phosphate acyltransferase PlsX yields the protein MIRIAIDAMGGDFGAEPIISGVIEALKEAEFKAVLVGDSNAIKPLIPQPYLKNIEFIEATEVISMSDGATDALKRKDSTIYKAVELLKDKNVDAVVSAGHSGATMSLATLRVGRLKNVSRPAIATLMPNSKETATLVLDVGANVDCRSEHLFQFAIMGEAYAKEILGRKEPKVGLLSNGEEESKGNEVSKEAFKLVSRLDSFVGNAEGNQIFDGSIDVMVCDGFMGNILLKTSEGVADAIGKIIKKQVKKSPLAMAGSVLMRKVFKTLKKQVSYDEYGGAPLLGVNGCVIISHGKSNSKAIKNAIFQAIKFANSNINKVIEEELSHFAR from the coding sequence ATGATTCGCATTGCTATTGATGCTATGGGTGGTGATTTTGGTGCAGAGCCTATAATATCTGGCGTTATCGAAGCACTAAAAGAGGCAGAATTTAAAGCTGTATTAGTTGGCGATAGCAATGCCATAAAACCACTCATCCCACAACCCTATTTAAAAAATATAGAATTTATAGAAGCTACCGAAGTCATCTCGATGTCAGACGGAGCGACAGACGCACTAAAAAGAAAAGATAGCACGATCTACAAAGCTGTTGAGCTTTTAAAAGACAAAAATGTCGATGCTGTCGTTTCTGCTGGTCACAGCGGTGCTACTATGAGTTTAGCTACGTTAAGAGTTGGTAGATTAAAAAATGTATCTCGTCCAGCAATCGCTACACTTATGCCTAATTCAAAAGAGACAGCTACTTTGGTTTTGGACGTTGGTGCAAATGTTGATTGCAGAAGCGAGCACCTTTTTCAGTTTGCCATAATGGGCGAAGCCTATGCAAAAGAAATTCTAGGCAGAAAAGAGCCAAAAGTGGGTCTTTTGTCAAACGGCGAAGAGGAAAGCAAAGGCAATGAAGTCAGCAAAGAGGCTTTTAAACTAGTTTCTAGACTTGATAGCTTCGTTGGCAATGCAGAGGGCAATCAAATTTTTGATGGCAGCATTGATGTCATGGTTTGCGACGGTTTTATGGGAAATATTCTACTAAAAACGAGCGAAGGTGTCGCTGATGCCATAGGCAAGATCATTAAAAAGCAAGTCAAAAAATCGCCCCTTGCTATGGCTGGATCAGTGCTCATGAGAAAAGTCTTTAAAACTCTAAAAAAACAGGTCAGCTACGATGAGTATGGCGGTGCTCCGCTTCTTGGCGTAAATGGCTGCGTCATCATAAGCCACGGCAAAAGCAACTCAAAAGCTATAAAAAATGCAATCTTTCAAGCAATTAAATTTGCTAACTCGAATATAAATAAAGTTATAGAAGAAGAACTTTCACACTTTGCAAGGTAA
- a CDS encoding beta-ketoacyl-ACP synthase III: MPKASLISIASYVPEKILTNFDFEKMVDTSDEWIVKRTGIEQRHIATTEITSDLGTKAAELAIKRSGLEKSQIDAVICATISPDHLCMPSTACKIASNLGLNFGITAFDISAACTGFIYLLELANSLIVSGAKKNVLIIGAEKLSSIVDYTDRSTCILFGDGAGAAVVSASEENEIIDIHTASDGRQAELLITPGCGSAFPASEETLKNRLNFIHMSGNEVFKIAVQTLSKSVIEILHANKMQSEDIDFFIPHQANIRIIDAVKNRLNFTDEQCVLTVAKYGNTSSASIPMAINDAYEDGRIKNGSVLLLDAFGGGFTWGSAILKFGGRNFSDL, encoded by the coding sequence ATGCCAAAAGCTTCATTGATCTCCATTGCGTCATATGTTCCAGAAAAAATTTTAACAAATTTTGATTTTGAAAAAATGGTCGATACGAGCGATGAGTGGATAGTGAAGCGAACTGGTATAGAGCAAAGGCACATCGCAACAACCGAGATAACAAGCGACCTTGGCACAAAAGCTGCCGAGCTAGCTATAAAACGCTCAGGTCTTGAAAAATCACAAATCGATGCGGTAATCTGCGCTACGATATCTCCGGATCATCTTTGCATGCCTTCAACTGCTTGCAAGATAGCTTCAAATTTAGGCTTAAATTTTGGCATTACAGCTTTTGATATAAGTGCGGCTTGCACAGGATTTATATATCTTTTAGAGCTTGCAAATTCTCTTATCGTAAGCGGTGCTAAAAAAAACGTTTTGATCATAGGAGCTGAAAAACTAAGCTCGATAGTTGATTATACAGATAGAAGCACATGCATACTTTTTGGTGACGGAGCTGGCGCTGCTGTGGTAAGTGCAAGTGAAGAAAACGAGATCATTGACATCCACACTGCAAGTGACGGCAGACAGGCTGAGCTTTTGATAACTCCAGGATGTGGCAGTGCATTTCCAGCTAGCGAAGAGACGCTAAAAAATAGGCTAAATTTCATCCACATGAGTGGAAATGAGGTCTTTAAGATAGCGGTTCAAACGCTTAGCAAAAGTGTGATAGAAATTTTACACGCAAACAAAATGCAAAGTGAAGATATCGACTTTTTCATACCTCATCAAGCAAATATCAGGATAATAGACGCCGTAAAAAATAGGCTAAATTTCACTGACGAACAGTGTGTTTTGACAGTTGCAAAATATGGCAACACAAGCTCTGCTTCGATTCCAATGGCGATAAATGATGCTTACGAGGATGGACGCATCAAAAATGGTTCAGTTTTGCTTCTTGATGCATTTGGCGGTGGCTTTACTTGGGGTTCGGCGATACTAAAATTTGGCGGTAGAAATTTTAGCGATCTGTAA
- a CDS encoding peroxiredoxin: MLVTKKAPDFTAAAVLGNNQIVNDFNLYKNIGEKGAVVFFYPMDFTFVCPSEIIAFDKRYDEFKSRGIEVIAVSCDNQFSHFAWKETPVNKGGIGKVRFPIVADMTKSIARGFDVLLEDAGVALRGSFLLDKDGTVRHAVINDLPLGRNIDEMIRMVDTMLFTNEHGEVCPAGWHKGDAGMKPSTEGVADYLSHNESKL; the protein is encoded by the coding sequence ATGTTAGTAACAAAAAAAGCACCTGACTTTACAGCTGCAGCAGTTTTAGGAAACAATCAAATTGTAAATGATTTCAACCTTTACAAAAATATCGGCGAAAAAGGCGCTGTTGTCTTCTTCTACCCAATGGACTTTACATTCGTTTGCCCAAGCGAGATCATCGCATTTGATAAAAGATATGACGAGTTCAAGTCACGCGGTATCGAAGTTATCGCGGTTTCTTGCGACAACCAGTTCTCACACTTTGCATGGAAAGAGACTCCAGTAAATAAAGGCGGTATCGGTAAAGTTCGATTCCCGATCGTAGCTGACATGACAAAATCAATCGCTCGCGGCTTTGACGTACTTCTAGAAGACGCTGGCGTAGCACTTCGCGGATCATTCTTACTAGACAAAGATGGCACAGTTCGCCACGCAGTTATAAACGACCTACCACTTGGCAGAAACATCGACGAGATGATTAGAATGGTAGATACTATGCTATTTACAAACGAGCACGGCGAAGTTTGCCCAGCTGGCTGGCACAAAGGTGACGCTGGTATGAAACCAAGCACTGAAGGTGTTGCTGACTACCTTTCACACAACGAAAGCAAACTATAA
- a CDS encoding PilZ domain-containing protein: MEFKGRQELVENCEDCILGLRAKFIDEGIKFCRQLTLVVPHEQMKICLESIFDALLIQKPNATQIRDDLNSLIPKLNAKDELVNFLLLNLTLNFSHACDNAVYVGYFVNAVSRMKEILYNTQDHQEATVKTMIDTGSFFYEDPINTFTRMKNAKVRPEFLNLYDGLNIKYEAEILEVKEDSVVFRVDMMQILAMKQDGKGFILPNSFFSKQLRADIIDYNIADKSVTLSNFSRTATMHANKRKFQRVLPNRFTKISLKGEQGELEGSLYDISEGGMSILSSQATNFKDGEELEANFDIMLSPDEVKNVSLKLKLVTELAYKGYIRYCMQLVDDDKTIKDFTQKRVKETLDELRSRINLYE; the protein is encoded by the coding sequence ATGGAGTTTAAGGGCAGGCAAGAACTTGTCGAAAATTGCGAGGATTGCATACTTGGTTTAAGAGCTAAATTTATAGATGAGGGCATCAAATTTTGCAGACAACTAACCCTTGTAGTGCCACACGAGCAGATGAAAATTTGCCTTGAGAGTATCTTTGACGCACTACTCATCCAAAAGCCAAATGCCACACAAATTCGCGACGACTTAAACAGCCTAATACCAAAACTAAATGCAAAAGATGAGCTAGTAAATTTCTTGCTCTTAAATTTGACGCTAAATTTTAGTCATGCCTGCGACAATGCAGTATATGTGGGCTATTTTGTAAATGCCGTCTCAAGGATGAAAGAAATTTTATATAACACGCAGGATCACCAAGAAGCCACAGTAAAAACGATGATCGATACTGGCTCATTTTTTTACGAAGATCCGATCAACACATTTACACGCATGAAAAATGCCAAGGTCCGCCCTGAGTTTTTAAATTTATACGACGGACTAAATATAAAATACGAAGCCGAAATTTTAGAAGTTAAAGAAGATAGCGTCGTTTTTCGCGTAGATATGATGCAAATTTTAGCCATGAAGCAAGATGGCAAGGGCTTTATCCTGCCAAACAGCTTCTTCTCAAAGCAACTTCGCGCCGACATCATCGACTATAATATCGCCGATAAAAGCGTCACTCTTTCAAATTTCTCGCGCACAGCGACCATGCATGCAAACAAGAGAAAATTCCAGCGCGTCTTGCCAAACCGCTTTACCAAAATTTCTCTAAAAGGAGAGCAAGGCGAGCTTGAAGGCAGCCTTTATGACATCTCAGAGGGCGGCATGAGCATATTAAGCTCGCAAGCTACAAATTTTAAAGACGGCGAAGAGTTAGAGGCAAATTTTGACATCATGCTCTCACCAGATGAAGTAAAAAACGTCTCTTTAAAGCTAAAACTTGTCACAGAGCTAGCCTACAAGGGCTACATCAGATACTGCATGCAGCTAGTTGATGATGACAAAACGATAAAAGACTTCACGCAAAAGCGCGTCAAAGAGACACTTGACGAGCTTCGCTCACGCATAAATTTATACGAATAA
- a CDS encoding ATP-binding protein, which produces MKTIQENLKLFYIGLKDKEPFFYKNKDLTTHAAIIGMTGSGKTGLGITLLEEACIDNIPSIIIDPKGDITNLALTFPQMRAEDFLPYVDEAEAANKGQSVEEFAAAQAELWRNGIESSFQDLERVKILKDSASFNIYTPKSSAGIGVALLSDFTCPNISDEEIFSNYINSLAASVLSLIGMSSEDMSSKEQLLISTIFESKFKEQKDVSIEELINFIANPPFKKIGVFDVDTFYPSSERLKLAMKINALIASPSFKGWTQGVRLEISKMLFDENGKAKCNIFTISHLNDSERMFFVTLLLNEIIAWMRGTEGTSSLRAILYMDEIFGFFPPNANPPSKTPMLTLLKQARAFGLGCVLSTQNPVDLDYKGLSNIGTWFIGRLQTAQDKARVIDGLSGIAGSSLDKASLENLISNLAKRNFLLKNINEDGLNVISTRWALSYLKGPLSREQISNLMKDKKENLSSQGVDKSEMKFSAKPIISSAITQLYANSKSLTPNLLASAKVRIYDAKKRIDSVCEVSYLYELSENDKEPNWSEASEGIHVDASENEPSGASFAAVPNFITSAKNFDALEKDFKEFLYRNFKFNTFEAMGIYSKENESKEEFFIRLQDKCNEILEEQTAKLTAKFEKEQKSLQDKLNKALAKLDKEQKEMTTSGLDAAINIGASIFGAIFGNKLLSRQNAGKIASSARSANKVLKERSDVKLSEQSVNDINLAISELEEKFAQECDALKEANDVKNITINETQISPKKSDIYDEKIVLLWR; this is translated from the coding sequence GTGAAAACCATACAAGAAAATTTAAAGCTTTTTTACATCGGACTAAAAGATAAAGAGCCATTTTTTTACAAAAACAAGGACCTAACCACCCACGCAGCCATTATCGGTATGACAGGTAGTGGCAAAACAGGCCTTGGTATCACACTATTAGAAGAGGCCTGCATAGACAACATCCCCTCTATCATCATCGATCCAAAGGGCGATATCACAAATTTAGCCCTCACCTTTCCGCAGATGAGAGCGGAGGATTTTTTACCATACGTCGATGAAGCAGAAGCGGCCAACAAAGGTCAAAGCGTAGAGGAATTTGCCGCCGCTCAGGCCGAGCTTTGGAGAAACGGCATAGAGTCGAGCTTTCAAGACCTTGAGCGAGTAAAAATTTTAAAAGATAGCGCTAGCTTTAATATCTACACGCCAAAAAGCTCAGCTGGCATAGGTGTGGCGCTACTTAGCGACTTTACATGCCCAAATATTAGTGACGAAGAAATTTTTAGCAACTATATAAACTCACTAGCAGCATCGGTGCTATCGCTTATTGGCATGAGTTCAGAGGATATGAGCTCAAAAGAGCAGCTGCTTATCTCCACTATATTTGAGAGCAAATTTAAAGAACAAAAAGACGTCAGCATCGAAGAGCTTATAAATTTCATAGCAAATCCGCCGTTTAAAAAGATAGGCGTTTTTGACGTGGATACCTTCTATCCAAGCAGTGAGCGTCTAAAGCTTGCCATGAAGATAAACGCGCTCATCGCAAGCCCAAGCTTTAAGGGCTGGACGCAGGGCGTTAGACTTGAAATTTCAAAGATGCTTTTTGACGAAAACGGCAAAGCAAAATGCAATATCTTTACCATCTCACATCTAAATGATTCTGAGAGGATGTTTTTTGTCACCCTTTTACTAAACGAGATCATCGCATGGATGCGTGGCACAGAGGGCACTAGCTCACTTAGAGCGATCCTATATATGGATGAAATTTTTGGCTTTTTTCCGCCAAACGCAAATCCGCCGTCAAAAACGCCTATGCTCACGCTCTTAAAACAAGCCCGTGCATTTGGTCTTGGCTGCGTCTTAAGCACGCAAAACCCAGTCGATCTTGACTACAAAGGCCTTAGCAATATCGGCACTTGGTTCATCGGCCGCCTCCAAACTGCGCAGGACAAAGCCCGCGTGATCGACGGACTAAGCGGCATCGCAGGCTCAAGCTTAGACAAAGCCTCACTTGAAAATCTCATATCAAATTTAGCCAAGAGAAATTTCTTACTCAAAAATATAAACGAGGACGGCTTAAACGTCATCTCCACGCGCTGGGCGCTTAGCTATCTAAAAGGCCCGCTTAGCCGCGAGCAAATTTCAAATTTGATGAAAGATAAAAAAGAGAATTTAAGTAGCCAAGGCGTAGATAAAAGCGAGATGAAATTTAGCGCAAAACCTATCATCTCAAGTGCGATCACACAGCTTTATGCTAACTCAAAAAGCCTCACACCAAATTTGCTAGCAAGCGCAAAGGTTAGAATTTATGACGCCAAAAAAAGGATAGACAGCGTTTGTGAGGTGAGCTATCTTTACGAGCTTAGTGAAAATGACAAAGAGCCAAACTGGAGTGAGGCTAGCGAAGGCATACACGTTGATGCAAGCGAAAATGAACCAAGCGGCGCAAGCTTTGCTGCTGTGCCAAATTTCATAACGAGCGCTAAAAATTTTGACGCTTTAGAGAAAGATTTTAAAGAGTTTTTGTATAGAAATTTCAAATTTAACACCTTTGAGGCGATGGGAATTTACTCAAAAGAAAACGAGTCAAAAGAGGAGTTTTTCATAAGGCTTCAAGATAAGTGCAACGAAATTTTAGAGGAGCAAACCGCAAAACTCACGGCTAAATTTGAAAAAGAGCAAAAGAGCTTGCAAGACAAGCTAAATAAAGCCCTTGCAAAGCTTGATAAAGAGCAAAAAGAGATGACTACAAGCGGCCTTGATGCGGCTATAAATATAGGCGCAAGCATATTTGGAGCGATATTTGGCAACAAGCTCTTATCTCGCCAAAACGCGGGTAAGATCGCCTCAAGCGCAAGAAGCGCAAACAAGGTCTTAAAAGAGCGAAGCGACGTCAAACTTAGCGAGCAAAGCGTAAATGATATAAACTTAGCCATAAGCGAGCTTGAGGAGAAATTTGCACAAGAGTGTGACGCGCTAAAAGAGGCAAATGATGTTAAAAACATCACGATAAACGAAACGCAAATTTCGCCAAAGAAAAGCGACATCTACGACGAAAAAATCGTGCTTTTGTGGAGATGA
- the plsY gene encoding glycerol-3-phosphate 1-O-acyltransferase PlsY — MQNLILYAVSYLLGSIPSGLILAKIFGHVDIKKEGSKSIGATNVLRVLKQTNPKLAKKLAILTVVCDVLKGVLPLIIASLLGASQSVLWTMAVLSVAGHCFSIFLGFQGGKGVATGAGVLAFFLPVEIIIALVVWFLVGKFLKISSLASLCALIALIASSFIIHPELDEIYTHAPILIIAFLVVYKHIPNIVRLLSGKEQKVL; from the coding sequence ATGCAAAATTTAATACTTTATGCCGTTAGCTACCTGCTTGGTAGCATCCCATCAGGGCTCATATTAGCAAAAATTTTTGGCCATGTTGATATAAAAAAAGAGGGCAGCAAAAGCATAGGCGCGACAAATGTTTTAAGGGTTTTAAAGCAAACAAACCCAAAACTAGCCAAAAAACTAGCCATTTTAACAGTAGTTTGTGACGTTTTAAAGGGTGTTTTGCCACTCATCATAGCCTCTTTGCTTGGAGCTAGCCAAAGCGTGCTTTGGACGATGGCAGTTTTAAGCGTTGCGGGGCATTGTTTTTCTATATTTTTAGGCTTTCAAGGTGGCAAAGGCGTGGCAACTGGAGCTGGCGTGCTCGCATTTTTCTTGCCAGTTGAGATAATAATCGCTCTTGTCGTTTGGTTTTTGGTCGGTAAATTTTTAAAGATAAGCTCTCTAGCCTCTCTATGCGCGCTGATAGCTCTCATCGCATCAAGCTTTATCATCCACCCAGAGCTTGATGAAATTTACACTCACGCGCCGATCCTTATCATCGCATTTTTGGTAGTTTATAAACACATACCAAATATCGTTCGCCTGCTTTCAGGCAAGGAGCAAAAAGTCCTATGA
- a CDS encoding dihydroneopterin aldolase: MKSEITTIIKDYKFQTIIGMFDFERVAKQEVKVSLEFRSTSLIDYVLVADFIKEFYNEMKFQSVEESLEATCKALKERFSSLTSLDMEILKTEILPNAIVGAKISTVF; encoded by the coding sequence ATGAAGAGTGAAATAACAACTATCATTAAAGATTATAAATTTCAAACCATTATAGGGATGTTTGACTTTGAGAGAGTTGCAAAGCAAGAGGTAAAAGTAAGCTTAGAATTTCGCTCAACTAGCTTGATTGATTATGTTTTGGTGGCTGATTTTATAAAAGAATTTTACAATGAGATGAAATTTCAAAGCGTAGAAGAGTCACTAGAAGCAACCTGCAAAGCGCTAAAAGAGAGGTTTAGCTCACTTACAAGCTTGGATATGGAGATTTTAAAAACCGAGATTTTACCAAATGCAATCGTCGGTGCAAAAATCAGCACTGTTTTTTAA